The Neodiprion lecontei isolate iyNeoLeco1 chromosome 2, iyNeoLeco1.1, whole genome shotgun sequence genome segment TTCAGTTCTGTTCTATTTTGTGAGTATAAATCACTTTAGAAACAATGTTTCACCATAATTTTAAGGACTGTAATAAGCGACACAAGGATATCGATTAAAGTATTAAATATCTGaggtttttcttttgaatttcattcttcttcatGAAAATACCATGAAATTTAAGCGTCAGAActaattcaatattttctgGAAGATAAACTGATTGGACAGTTTAGTTGAGAAAACTTTTATAGAGTTCATATTGTTTGTGGAATTCAATTACATACGTTAATAGCTCCGTTTTCTAAGCCGACAAAAAGCTGTCTCGTTTCTGCGCAATAATGCATTGCCGTTGCAGCAGCACCCATGTATTGGCATACGCTGGGCCAATATTGCCCTGAATCGCGTTTTAGCCATACTCTGACGGTCCTGCACAGAAATcgaaaattaggaaaaataattacatccaataaacaatatttttgaatgaaaaaggaCATCAATGGAATTGCTATAGaagaatattattcaatttagagacaaaaataaaattggtgttcaaaataaaaattgacaaagtaACGATTATTTAGctgtaattaaattcaatgaattgaaattcttttggATTATGTGAGTCGAAAAAAGCTTTACATTAATTCTTATTGTTATATTAAATGGtgtttagttattttttttttcatgcaaggCAATTGTCATTGTAAAACGATGATTTTCACTCAGGATTGCCGTATATTAAGGTAGCTCCTGGTAAGACACaaaacatgagaaaaaaaatttacaacaaagATTTATAACAATTTGTAAACAAAGTTGAAGAGTATGTTTTTTCATACACTAAAATTACAGAACAGAATATCAACCtaagagggaaaaaaaggaTGGAAAATCGAGTTTTGGACACAAGGAAGAATTGCTTTGAAAGGCTTTGTTGGCAAAATAAAGGTATTTCTTAACCACAGAATTTGATCAAAAACAAGCGGTGTATTCTCAAGTTTGTGATGATTCAAAATATAGTAACAAATCATCGGGTTACTAGTTTCCTTAATAAGCTATGCAAgattaaaagtaatttttctgTGATTAGTCAGAGGTTAGGATgtccatattttcaaattcggcaGAGCCGTAACGCGCCAGTAGACGAACAAAGGTCTCATGTAGCCAGTTATTTATACGAGTAATTTAGTCACCAGCGTTATTTCATGATTTGATCATTATTATTGAACAAACAGGGACGTATTTGACATGACGCTATTTAGGGACACAAAAAATACGGTCGTACGCGACTCAACTATTTGCCTTTAATGAACTGGTCGAACGCGCAAATGTCTCTACCCTAACAATATTTGTATGTGGCAACTCGAGAAAACGTAAGTAAGAATGTGAAAAGGCTGAAGTACAGATAAAGTCGAATTTTTCTTGATACATTCGAAATACGAATAATGTAGATCAAGACTGGAAAGACTCGAATCTTCACTTACAAGATTTTCGATTATACAGTGCGGAAGCAGATTGAACTGTACAGTACAATGCGGAATAATTAATGCGTAATATTTGGGGTTGAAGGGGCATACCTGTCATCGCAAATACTGATAACACCGTCTTCTCGGGGTATGATTATCGCCCCATTCACGTCGTCATTACAACCTTCTAGCTTCGATAATAGAATTGGTTTTCGAGTCGTACTAAATCTTTCGTTGTTTACACCCGGTGCTGGTTTAATTTCAGCTgccatttcaatttttttaatgtcgTAACCTCGCCTGTATGATTATCATTTGACAGTTGTCAGACTTCGACAGTTCCTACAATCGCGGATTTAAGAATATCTTAAGACCTTCAAGCCTGCCGATGGTTCGTAAAATGAATCAGTACGCTGGTTTAGTTGGCAGCACTTCCAATAATGTTCCCTTTCTTACTCCATGAAGCATGTAGTATTTTGATGCTGTACCCTCAGAGCATTCTAAGGCTGTACCCCAGGGAGACTAGAGTAAAAAGGAGACCCATCTCTAATGGAGGAGCATGCGAAAAATTTGTCCTCGAAAATTTGTCGTTTAGTGGTTTTAGATTTCATTAAGAACAGCGCTGTCATTGTAATATTCCGAGGTGAAGTTGATAAGAATTGactatatacatacatcgaTCGTGACtaaaatgaaattacttcTGTCTTTTCACCATTCGTTGGATATTTGCGATTTCAGTGCTGTTCAGCGTCAGCCAGCGCAAACCTTAGTGTATGGATTTTTGATGCCGGATCAAATGTATGTACAGAGATGGGACTTCTTTAGCCTAGTCTCCATGCTGTATCCGCTGTATCTCACTCCTAGAGAATTTTCCGTGTTATCAGCTATTTTCGGCATTTCAGAATACCATATTCGCCTAGTGACATTTTGTTTGATTACCAATTTACGCGCCAAATTTTGATAACCGATATTTGAGATTTAGTTTCTTTACAACACATATTCTAATCTAATAATTCTGTTCGCCACGCCGGCGTGATGAGCTGCATCATAGTTGGCCTCGTAATAAAAACCGAGATGATTACGTACAATGGCAATTATAAGTCTGATTAGGTATGTTACAATCTGCAGTGACGGTGATGTAATCTTTAGCGTTTGATCTACTATTATGAGCGCAAAAAAAGTTAAAGAACTGGAATCTACGTTCTCAGCCAGCAACACAAAACGGAGTAGAATATTCGACGATATTTCATGCTCCAGTCATGGATCCACTAATTGGGCTTCAATTTTAAGTTGCTGCCGAAGACATAAGCGGGAGAGAAGGTTGACTTTGAAGGAATATAACCCAAACGAATGCGATTACATTGTTGAGAAACTTGTAATTAAAAGAGTACCTCTGTCATTGTATGCAACGGCAGAAGATTATCAGGAATTCGTCgacgaaaaaaatcataaagaaGTAACACATGCTCCCTTAGCTGGTAAAGAGATGAGAGAAAAGCAAGTCTATTCAGCAATGACAGAAGTGGGATCATCGTTATACTTCCTGAAAAACAAAGTACGAGGCGATTTGTCAAATAGACCatcgaacaaaaatttgagattTAACAGAGATGAAGACCTGTTGGATGAGGACACTTTGCAGGCTGGTCCCTCAAATTACTTCGGAAACGTGTCTTCGCGaattagaaaagaagaagagaatgattatttgaatcaattttcaGCTCTACATCCAGACTTGAAAATGACCGAAAGACCGCCAAAAGATCCACAACCATTAAATCCACCCCGAAGCAAACGATCGTTAGCTGAAAATATATCAGAAATTGGATCTACCAAAAGGAGTTCCAGCGTAAGatcgaaaaaaggaaaagagagaagTAAACACGAAAGTAATGCGTACATCACAGTTTCAAATACTTCGAAAGAAATATCTACCGTTCTTGCTGACGAAGAAATTCCTTCTCGggatgaaaatattaacaaagCCAGTTCACTCATTTCCCGTAAAATAGGCAGCGCATCCTGCATTCCTCACCTTAAAAAATCCTCAAAGGCACGAAAGGAGGGATTACAGTGTGAATCAACTTATCACCAGAAtaaattctcagaaaatgaTCAACATCCCAATGGTAAATCTACTATCAAGAATTCCCAGTTTAAGGTGCACTATATTTCACCTGATGAGTGTTCAACTAAGCCAATAGCGGAATCTTCTTTCACAAATCGGCCAAAAAATTACACAGATTTACGTGAACCGGATAACGAAGAATCTACAACTGCAGCTACATCCTCCGCCTCTGATGATCAGAAGAGAGCGGACAAGACTGGAGCGACTTTAAGATGGAAAATTATCATCAAACATAATCAACCGACTCCATCGCAAACAACGGAAAAATCCGATTCGAATTTTACCGACAGCTCAATAATTCCTGCTGCAGAAGATGATGCTATTGGTCAATACATAAGAGAAGAATCACGAACAtagaataaacaaaattacaaaattgaagaaaaaaatgcggTATATTTAAGAATCTTATGTCTGATTATCTCTCTGTTCATGTTATgaaatttcttaaattaaataaGTTACTCAAGCATTCGTTGCGTTCGTAAGTTACAAATTCACAACTTGTCGATGCGTCGAAATCGTACTCATATAATAAGGACTTCGAAACCAGGGCTACTCCGTAAGAAGTATAAACTTTACTAAATAAAACTAATTATAAAAGCAATTATTTAGCGTCACAAAATAGAATAGATTTTCTTGAATCTTGAGAATTCTTGAGAATTTTAGAATTATTGCGATATCTCAGGTATGACTCAAATTCTAAAGAGGTTCTGGAAAGAATTCAGATTCTCTCCGAATTACTTTTTGGattgaaaatctaaaaaactccgattttatactttttgaCTATTACTGATCAAATCGATCAGTGCAAATTGGAATTCGGAGCAATTCACATGGTCAAGAACCGTCAAGAACCAATCGCACTCTGCGCCGCATGAAGGCCATCTTGAATTCTCAACCAATTGCATTCGAGATCATTCGGCGTACATTATAAAAGTGTGGAAATCTCCACATGGTGCGTTGGGCGCATGGTGTATGTcacgtgtatgtatacgtatagtgtcgtttatttttaatatggTATCTATTCGTTGAGAGCCAAATGGGTGCTTTCCATTTACTGACTCAAATCGACTTGTGTCGCTATTTCTTGTGTAACCGGCCAATCTGGGCGAAGGAATACACCAGAAATAGCGACACAAGTCGACTTGAGTCAGTAAATGAAAAGCACCCAATATGGTTTGAGCAGAACGCGACAAATGCGTCCGCTAGGAAACACCTTATGGACTCTGCCGACTCTGCCCTACTCCTAGGGAAGTTTTAGCCCTCACAACTTGATTTCGTAATGCGACTGGGGATTTCGCAGAAATGCGTTTCATGCATAGGCTTCATGTTTTTAACACCGACTCAGCTCCAACTGTCTTATGATATGCCATCGGTGAGCGCTCTTCCATATTCTGTCTTCTGCTATAAATTTGAcgtttagaaattttgaaGTATCAAACCGAATGTGAAGCTTTGAATAGCTGcaatatgaataatattgaaatagaaGACACTTACCATCACGACTTCACCACAGCTTCCGAGTGGGAAGTATTTATTGCGCGTTTAGAGGAGATAATTCGAGAATGGAAATTACCCCGCAGCAAAATATGTTCACCTTTGAAAAAGGGAGATTTTATCAACCTCTCGTGGGAAGCAACATCTGAAAATGTACATTTCGCTGGTTAGTTACTGCGCAGGTTATTTCTttctaaacaatttttttggatTGGCAATTGCAATGAAAAACATACCACACAAATTCGTTTTATCGCTAGATGACTCTGTGCCattgtttttcttccatcAACACTAGCAATAATGCATCAGCTTTTTTggtgattcattttttcagatgTAGAATTTTCTCTCAAACATATCAACTTGATAACTCCAAGTGACGAAGCGATTCAAAGTTCCATAGAAGAATGTGAGGATAAGAGAAGTCAATGTCTAATGGATGCCCTGAATTCTACGAACGATTTTGCATCGTTAGATCAGGAACATCTAAATCTAGCAAAATATTATGGAATAAGAGAGTTCATCATACTTAGTCCTGCCAAAGAAGTTGCGATAACTGATGAGACTCGCATCAAAATCCTTCTCAGTTCAATTACAATTGCatcgaataattcaaattgGTTCGTATATTGGGAAAAGACTGCAATGCATGCAGAAGCAATGAGGCACGCCAAAACAATTTCTGTATTCTTGATTATCTGGAAGATGTAATAACAATATATCAATTGTAATAGGGTGAGATGCATATTACACCCAGAATGTACAAGTAATGCAAATAGTTGTGATGTGAAATGTAATGACATACAGAAAATGTGAATGGCAATGTCTTTTGCACTATATAAGGTAGCTCAGTCGAATATTGTTCGGGTATCTTTAATTTAACGTATGGTATTTGCAGCGAAGTTCCTATGTTTGTACAAGTTCAAGAACCTTGGCAATCATTTTACCTAGGCGTGAGTGAGGGGCGTGGAGTCTGCAGCCATTTCGATATGGTGCACTTGAAGAAAGTTCCTCCATACTGTAAATTCCTCAATGGTTAGTCTCATCAGTGTGACGTCACCTAGAGGGTTATTTATTCGTTGCTGAATACTAATGCAACTGACGCAACTGTTCTACCTGGCGTCTGCATAAGTGGATCTCTCTCACCCGGAATCTATGTTTAGCAACGAATATATGACCGTGTATATACTACTTTTTTTATGGTACTTGCATGCTTGATTGGGATTTAACACTGTGGCAAAATAATATAGGATAGAGATGCgtccaagtgggccacttgagaaagaaaaattattatggtTGTTAGTATGTCATATTTCTATTGCTGGTTAACTATAGGTAACGCAACTATTTCACTTTACTGTCGACAAGTATTTTTTTGGACCTTCTtagtatgtgaaaaaaaaaattctaaaatttgtAACCAACCCACTTTACCGCAGTCTCTCCTACTACTGCTGCTAGAAAAGAGTCACATTTAATCAtataaatctatttttttctcatttttaagCATGAATCAACTAAATGGGATAAACTAGACGCACAACGACTTGCACAAACTTTTTAGTTCTCTAACAATTGTAAAATGAACCTAAAACAATCAGCTGATTACTGCTTCGACACCACATTGCTTCACCACAACCAAATGTTGAATCCTAGAGTCAGCCATGacattttttaacaacatGTGACTGATATCCTTCATAATTCCATATTTAatagtcaaaatttttcacaacaagttattttcaatgatgcAATATGACTTGGGAAGTAATTTATAGCTGAATAGcagtatttgttttttcaaattattgattACAGGCTTACTAACACTgttcaaacaaaaaattactgAGGGATGTGGGATCCGTTTGGACCCTGCTATGGTCTCTGCTCGTTTTACATATTTGCTCAAAGATTGGACCAGCAGTACATGGACACAGGATCCACCAGATTTTGATTTCATGCATGGTGAAACACTCGGAGTCGCGGAACTTGGCAAGCTTCCGTTTGGCGCTACATTTGATCCAGTCGGGTGAGAGTGTACATTTATGTATtggaattataatttactCAGTCAATAATACACTTCCAAAGCAAGGAACAATTGAATCATGATAGATTGATGTTGAATATACCCATTCGTGTCATTTTCAGAGAGCTAATCCTTTTCACAACTTGGCCAGAGATGCCCGAAAATGTTGTAGTGGATAGTGAAAGTTATACAGATCTAGAGCCGCAACAAGCCCCAGAATGGTCTGTTCAAGTGAAAATGACGTCATCCCCAGCCTGTTTGCTTGGCGAATATTTGATAGACTTTATACACTTGTGTTCTAACCAGAAGACGTTGTTTGAATTGCTAGGTGATTTTGTAAGTTATACTGAAGGTGATGGTCAAAATTTGAGCTCCGCTTTCAATGCGTTAACGGAGTCTAGAGTACCGGCACTTTCAACAGTCGTTAGCAAGGCGGCAATCAAGAAGACAAAACCAGTTGAGGGTCCAATTTCGGAAGATATACTCTTACCAATACTTTACTTCTTGTTTCCAGATGCTGAAGATAACCCGGTGAGCATTAATGGTTCTCTACAGTGACAGCAGGGGTGAAAATAACTCTCAGAAATTTGACACGaccttttgtaaaaatttttcagaaatattcaatGTTTTTGAATAGTTCTGAGAAACAGCATTACCTCTACTGGAAAAGTTTAAATTACTCTGATAACATGTGAGGGAATCCACAAAAGTctagaaaatttttggaagaACTAATATTTGATAGGAACTTCATTTTCTACCAGCAATGTGGAAAAATCCGAGTTATTAAGTTTTTGACTATTTTTGACCAAATCAAGTTTGAGGTATAAAATCGGATGGGTTTCTCAAAACAACTTACAGATgcgttttcaacatttttatattgacaaatttaaaaactccgAGTTTTACTATATATGGCTATTTCTGATCAGGTCATgttcgaaattaaaattgaatttttattgaaaattgctATTTTGTCAGAACTTTGTTTTGTATCataaaactgaaaattcaGAGTTCTAGTATTACTGCGTATTTTCCGACGGAACCGCGTTACGGAAAATTGGGATGGgttttggagaaaaattaaaaattttgaggaagcagttgaaattattctgaaattattattatataataattctaAAATGTACTTGAAAATATCTAGACATATATTTGTGAAAAGAATATTTGCAATAAGACTagtttatgaaattttttcaagagaTTGCAACAAATATCAAGGATTTTCTATAAAGagattttacagaaaaaaagtgagaaaCAGTCGGAAATTCACGTTGTTACTAAATTTGTCAAGATTTCTAAacgttattgaaaataatttttaccaaaacaAACATTTGATTTATCGCGATGATCATAACAGTCTTTACGTTTTACAATTTCAGAAACAACCGTATGCCAATGCAAATGCATATAATGTCGAAGATGACCAGTGGAAAGGTGTAAAAACTGCTGCAGTAGACAGTCTTGTGTGGCGGTTGTCTATTGTCGCTGCTCATTGTGCACACAACCTTGGTGGAGCACCAGCTTTGGCGCATCTGTGGCACGAGTTTGTTCAAGAGATTAGATTTCGCTGGGAAAGAAATATCCTCATTCCAGGGTAAGTAGAAAGTTAGTTTTCATTAGTGTGCATCATCAAACGGTTGAAGCCTGCAGTACTGCATTGTTTCTAGAATTGAATTGATAATATTCTCCATGTGCGTATGCctagacttttttttaaacattccCTTTACAAGTCACGTTTATGTTAGCCT includes the following:
- the LOC107223954 gene encoding rab3 GTPase-activating protein catalytic subunit; the protein is MNNIEIEDTYHHDFTTASEWEVFIARLEEIIREWKLPRSKICSPLKKGDFINLSWEATSENVHFADVEFSLKHINLITPSDEAIQSSIEECEDKRSQCLMDALNSTNDFASLDQEHLNLAKYYGIREFIILSPAKEVAITDETRIKILLSSITIASNNSNCEVPMFVQVQEPWQSFYLGVSEGRGVCSHFDMVHLKKVPPYCKFLNGLLTLFKQKITEGCGIRLDPAMVSARFTYLLKDWTSSTWTQDPPDFDFMHGETLGVAELGKLPFGATFDPVGELILFTTWPEMPENVVVDSESYTDLEPQQAPEWSVQVKMTSSPACLLGEYLIDFIHLCSNQKTLFELLGDFVSYTEGDGQNLSSAFNALTESRVPALSTVVSKAAIKKTKPVEGPISEDILLPILYFLFPDAEDNPKQPYANANAYNVEDDQWKGVKTAAVDSLVWRLSIVAAHCAHNLGGAPALAHLWHEFVQEIRFRWERNILIPGIGSGFPDSVRTCLLHQKLQMLNCCIERKKVNEESLYKPQSMDIDDPDSDSDEEFFECTNEDSTESEDTGIKRQRKMKHSLWNRPTGRLAKHPVLKLLKTGGSLYLPVTQEPVPKTEDQLEEDAEVMMQLGTDQRASEMRARLMSASLLSDMESFKAANPGAVLEDFIRWYSPRDWIEEEGLDEWGQKNGHLSPRMMIPNNPWSNAWTSSQPVPAHRQKRLFDDTREAEKAIHYLTSQRLGQIAQLLLPVLMHAGLSTLNSQKQEALSNLPDVVQSILSKLQYATKPIHQKIKSYEEIAHDIEGIEALVAQANSLQRKLGGLNQTKEFTGFLVQLMREKEVPVPDALWEYVRSRITSMFYEAQKAAHMMTSVKNISDADSPRDGGNVGKFPAPFCKEFILRAIAPRPSGTSTPHPQRLYASLKRDHLRLAGLFSEDTIFF